GCCATGGTGATGACAGCAGTCTAATTCCTCCTCTATTTCTTCTTGGAAAAATGTATGTGCTTTTCACTTCACACTGCATGAAGCAGCCATTCTGCTTCTCCACATCGTTGTACCTCGTATTTTCTGTAGAACGTGCCACTGGGTCTTCTTATGAACTTGACATGTATGATGAGAATACACATCACCTGTGACCTCCCCCCTTTTAAATCTGGATTTCTTATATGGAAAAATACAGGAACTTGGGCTGGaattacaaagttttttttttcctttttgttaacTTCTCCTTCGTAGATTTTATTCCAAAAttccatgatattttaaaatgccattgatGGTGACATTGCTTAAAATGTAGGATTTTCTTGTCTTGGTCAGCGTTTACAAATGCCTGATGTCTGTCTAGCAGCATTATGTTAGTATCACGTGGTTGCAATGTTAGGATAAAGAAATGTTTGCTTTGGGGAATAGGTCAAAATCCAGCCTTgtgttctctttgtttcttcaaacagatttttaaactttttaaagatttatttatttgaaaggcagagttagagaaacaggggggctggcgccatggtgcactaggttaatcctctgcttgcagtgccggcaacccatttgggtgccggttctatcccacctgctcctcttccaatccagctctctgctgtggcctgggagtgcagtggaggatggcccaactgcttgggcccctgcacccgcatgggaaaccaggaagtacctggctcctggcttcagatcggcgtagctccggccattgcagccatttggggagtgaaccaatggaaggaagacctttctctgtctctctctctctctcactgtctgtaactctacctgtcaaataaataactaaaatctaaaaaaaaagggagagagaaagagagatcttgtatccactggctcattccccaaatggtcacaatggccagggctggaccagatattgaagccaggaacctggaactccatctgggtctcccacgtgggtgcaggggcccaagcagttgggccatcttttgctgccttcctgggtgcattagcagggagctggattggaagtggagcagcagggacttgaaccggagctcaCACAGGacgccggcatcgcaggcggcagcttcacccgcgcACCACGCCAGCCCCTAGATTCTTTCTATACAACGGCCAATCTGCTGCagtaagatgctgcctgggacgtctgtgtcccacactgggtgcctgggtttgagcggTGACTCTACTTCTAACTCCAGATGCCTGCTAACGCGCGCCCTAGGaggagcagataatggctcaaggacttgacacccacatgggagaccccgggagagctgctcctggctttggcctggtccagtttcagctattacaggcatctggggagttctctgtctcgtgcctttcagagaaaaatgaaaatacaattttaaaaaactcagGCCCAGTGAAGACCCAGAGTGAGGAACCTAGATGATGCGGGTCAGAGACACAGTCTGCTCTTTAGAGCCCTTCGCAGCCGCCACAGACAGGAAAGGCCACTGTCACTGTGCCAAGCCAGAGGACAGCTAGTCACACTTGTTAGAGTCTTTGCGGGGACCTGTCCTCTCTGTGCAGGGGAGTCACCCCAGGCTTTGACGGATCACCTGTACCTGACCTCAGGAGATCCTGCCTGGCATCGCAGGTGCCTCGGTCGGCTCAGGTCTGCCCATGGGAGAGCGCAGGGACCTCGGCCTTGAGCGATGACCTCTGTCCTGCTGGAGGCCTCCTGCGTCGTCCTGCGGTCTCGTTTGCTGCCCTCGACTGTGAGCTGTGGTAACCGAAGCCCCTTGAGGCTGAGTAACTTGGTCAAGGTCACGGAGGTAGGAACTGGTAGAGCTGGAATTGGAGCCTGGTCACGGCTTCCCAGGCCCTGATGAGCCAATCTCCTGCTCGTGACCAGGGGTGGGCTGAACCATGGCATTGGGCTGGCCGAGGAGCCCACAGTGACCCAGAAAGTACTGCTTCCCATGCTGACCTGAAGGTGGAGGACAGGTTAAATACCAGCCACCCTGGAGCTCTCCCAGGGAGAGGAGCTATGACTGGAACAGACACGTCATCTTGCCGTGAGCCCTGCCCACGGCGGACATGGCACAGTGACCCCAGCCACTGAGCCACAGGGTAAGCATGGGTGGTTCTCTTGCTTCTCTGAACAGTCCCCAGCCCACCGATAATTCCCAAACTCTACAACGGCTATGGAAACCTAGTTTGTTTTTCTAGAAAGATGTCATGTATTTGAAATACACGAGAGAGGGGATaatttatccactgattcactccccaaatgggcacaagagCAAGGGCTAGCCCAgcaggagtcaagagccaggaaatccatctgggtcttccacacggccggcaggggcccaagcacttggacatcacctgctggcttctcaggtgtgtcagcaggatgctggatcggaagcagagcagcaggactcacATTAGATTGATCCTCCAACacgggacgctggcatcacaaggCCACTGTACCACCACGCCAGCCCTGGAAACCTAGCCTGGAATCAGACAACCCCAAATCTGGTTGGAGCTGCTGTGGAACCCCCAGCCCTGACAGCAGGCATCTACGGGCAAGGCacacacagccaggagctgggcgccTGTCACTTCATTCTGGGCTCCCTGATGGGCGGGGGTGAAGGTTCCCGAGGGGTGCACGTTcaggttcctggttggtcagcgGCTTTGCCCGTCCTTGGGTCGGCGATCGTGTTCCTGAGGGCATCAGTGGGTCTGGGGCAGTCACTTTCTGCCCAGACCTGGAACTCCCCTAAAAGCCACCACCAGCGGGTTCCCTACTGGAGAGGCGCTGACCTCAGGGGCCCACACCTTGCAGGGCCAGCGGCTCCACTCCCCCGGTTCGGTGAGTTAAACGTTAGTAAGCGGCTGACGCGCTCTCAACAAGGCAGGGCAAGGACACTGtgcgaggagggagggaggctgcagcGGGGATGGGCTCGGAGTCAGGACCCCGGCAGGTGTACTTCTGCCACACTCCAACCACCTGCCCAGCTTAGCGGGGAGGGGCGTGCGCgcccggggcagggcagggcagggtccgGGCCGCGAGGAGACCAGCCCAGAACGGCGTCTCCACGTGCATCCCAAGGAAATCCTCAGGACACCGTCCCgacccccgacccccacccccgcacaccCCGCGAGGCAGGCCTGGGGCGGCGGGAGGGAGGCGGCCGCACGGCCGGGCGCAAAGACACCCGCCGCCTCCCAGGGACCCGCTTTCCAGAACCATCAGCGGCCGCGCACCCCCGCAGGGCCGAGCCCCGTCGCTCCCCGCCCCCGCAGCGCCCCGCGCGCCTCACCCTCCTCAGCCCCTCACTCACCGCCCCGGCTCGGCCGCGCAGGCGCACGGAGCCGCCGCCGCCctgggggcgggccggggcgcgAGGGGCGGGGCCAGCGCGGCTGCGGCTGCGCACTCGCCttgccccgccccccggcccacTTCCGCCGCCGCGCCTCTTCCCGGCGGAGACGGCCGGGGCTGGCGTCGCGTCCGGAGCTCGGCTGAGGCGGCGACGGACCGAGGGAGCGGCCATGGCGCCCGGCGGGCCGACCCCGCGCTCGGGGCTGCCTCTCGGCGGGGCCGCGCTGCTCCTGCTGCTCGTCTCGGCGGCTGCCGCGCAGGGGCCGCCCGGAGCGGGTGAGGGCCGGGCCCCCGGGGGGCGGCGCCGtgggggtcggggtcgggggcgCGGGCGGCGCCCGGGGGTCGCGCGCGTCTGGCGGCCGCTGCTGTCGGGGCGGAGGCGCCGAGGGCCCCGGGCGCGGGCGGGGAGGAGCCCGCCCTTTGTCTGCGTGCAGCTGCTGCGGCCGCTCGCGCGTGACCGTGGAGGCCCGGGTCCGGCAGAGGGGCGCGGCCCGCCTGGCCCAGTGCGGCCCCCGTGACCTCCTGCGCCCCAGGGCGCGGGGAGCGGCGGTGTGGCCTTGTGCCCACCCCCGGGAGTCGCGGCCGTGCTGGAGAATTCTCAGAGCTACGCCTTCGGGCACGAAGAGCTTTatggagaccagtgccttggCGTCCGCTTCTGACGCAGCCGATCGGCCTGCAGGTGGGCGCTGCATCGGTCTTCCCACCTGCGCCAGGTGCGAGGCCGCGGCGGTGGTGACCACGCGTGGTCCTGGGGAGACTGACGAGCAGTTGGGGGCGTCGGGTGTGTGAGGGTGGGGCTTCGTGCAGGtgagtcagggctggggctgcggaATGTCCCTCTGGCTGCGGTGTAGACTACACCCGAAAGTCGGTAGCTGTGGGCTGTAGAGCCCCAGGCGCCTCTTGCGCTCAGTGTCACATCCTTACGACTGGGGGTGACCTGGGCCCAGCGTTAGCGGCCGGGATTTTTCTCATCTGTTATCCCAGGTCCTGGCGGGTCCTCGAACGCCAGCGAAGCAGAGCGCCTTCTTGTGAGCTTACTGTTTACCCTAGTGGGGTTCTCCCTGTTTCCGGTGTCCCGGGTTTGTGGCGTTAGCAACGCAGCTGGATGGAAGTTTCTGGATAGAAGAGTTGAATGGTGCTGTACAGGGAGCCCTGGCCTGAACTGAGTTCTGAGCACAGACGTGCAGCGAACACTTCTCTCCCACCAGCACGGGCGTCCCCCAGGGTAGTGGGTGATGGCGAGGAAGTGCTGTCGGCTGAGAGGTGGCTGCTGGGAGGAGGGCCGCCCCGAGGCTCTGCTTCTGCTGCAGAGGGTGTGGGAGGAGTGGTCCACGCTGCCCTCCTTGGGGTATTGAGGCAGCGCCTGGCTCTGGTGTGGGAGCTGAAAAGCGCTTCCTTCTCGGGGTGGAGGCGCGCCGTTTGTTTCCCGTTGGGAACGCTCaggccttggggggggggggctgttcctCTCACGGGACCCCTTGAATGGCAGGAGCGGTGTCACGCTCGGTCGGGCCTTGACCTTGGAGAGCAGGGCTGCCACAGCCCCAGCGCCAGTCTTCCCGACGGCCTGGGATGAGGTGCTGCCTGTCGCGCTGTAGGAACGCacgcggctgctgctgctgtgagcattttgTCTTCTTCACGGGGCTGTCGAGTGGATCTAAGGAAATGGTCTTGCATCAGCCCAGAGCTGACACTTTCCTCAGTCTCTCGGAGCCTTGGTGGAGGAGAGACGTTAGGAACCCATAACACATTGAAGATCTCTAGGCCACAGCTGGCGGAAGTAAAGAAACCTTCATGGAGCCTTTGGACCCACTTTAGTGGTATGTGGGCCCGAGAGCTTCCTGTCAGGGGAGGAGGGTCCCTAAACGGACCTCCGGCTGCCATCTAAGGTTTCTCTAAGGTGCATGGCGGCCAGTGCAGCTCAGTGAGGAGTGCGTCCTGCCAGCTGCTCTTGGACGGGGAAAGTTTGGTTTTGTCGTGAAAGAGAGATATCTAAGGAAGTTGTGGGCAGTGCTGTAGTCAGTGTGCACGCGGTATTGCTCGTCCCCCCTTTGTTTCCTGCTGAAGTGGGATGGCCATTTCTGCCCTCCTGTCTCACCTGGAATCGATGGGGCGCTCTCAGTGCCTGCTCACCACGCGGAGGAGGACAGGGCTCCTTCTGGAAGCTGTTCTGCCACCACTGAGGGCCTGCAGCCTGCTGGGTGACAGACGCATGGTCAATAATACACTTACTCAGTTCCCTATTTTAATAAAGTTTCTCTACCCATGCTAGGGTGCCTGTTGCACCTCATGGACCTACCTGAACCTGCAGGGGAGCAGTGGGTCACGGTGCACCCCCACAgggtggttttggtttttttttgtttttttcatcttttcatttaGTTTCTGAAGTGAATGGGATTGAAACTTCTTTAAAATGGATAAATAGTGGGGCCAATGTTGGGGTGTAGTGGTTGTCACTACCTGCcccccatgtgagaggcccagaggaagctcccggctttggcctggcctggccctggctgttgtgatcatttggggagtgaaccagcagatggaagatctgtctctctgtcctcctctccctgtaacgttttcaagtaaattaataaaccttttttaagagATGAATAGACAGACTCTAAGTTGAAGCCTCAAGGTTAGAGGTCCTCAGAAATCCCTTGCTATCCCGGCCCTACGAGGGCAGTTTTTCTGGGCCCCGCCTTCCTCCCCCTTGCTTTCCTGTGCCTTGTGATGAGGTGAGGGGCGCAGTGAGGGCTCCTTGGAGGAGGGAGACACTGCCTCTGTCTGAGCAGCTCCCAGGGGTTCCTGGCCCGCCTTTGCCAGCTGATGTGATTTCAGCTGAGGGCAGAATGGCGTTTTCCCAGCTTTGAGGTCATTTTAATGAGGACTAACTTTGATGTTTTTGCCCCGAATTGAAGACCAGCCCTGTTAGTGCGCTGGGAACAGGAAGAGGGTTGGGCTCTTTTCCTGCCCTTCCCCAGTGGCTCTGTTGATTCAGACCGGCCCACACGCCAGAGGGCCGGGGCTGTGTGGCGTTCGTGGTGTGTCTCTTGGAGCTCATGTTTTCAGttcactggagacccagatgccAGAAAGAAGCTTTAAGATGGATCCCCTGCTGCACCATCTCCGTCCCCTGTGGCTTCTTGGACAGACTGGTGGGGAGGAAGGGCGTGCTTTCTCCTGGATGACTTGAAGATGGACTTGAGAGTGGAGGAGTTGAAGGAACAGCACCGGAGCCGTCCCCGCCAAGTCCCCATCTGTCCCTCTGCATTCCCTGTGTTGCTTTGCTGTGCCCTCTCGTCTACGTATTACAACCTTCTTAAATTTGTAATATGGTTTGTATTTCACTTTAAACATTGTTTATTGTAAGTTCACAATTAGGTTGCATTCTTGGTCTTGGTTATTTGCCAGACCATTTGAGAGTACGATGCTGATGTGACTCTAACCCTGAATCCCTTACGATGTGTCTCCAGAGAACAAGGACATTGTTCTGTGTACCTCCGTGGAATATAATTATCAAAATGTGGACATTTAACGTGGACAGGATATTGAGTACCTGATTCAACCTCCAGTCCATACACAGATTTTATCAGTAATGACGCCCTGCCCAGGGTCACCggttccatttgattattgtggCTCCGTGAGCAACATTGAGCTCAGCAGCCCCTTCAGCTGTGTCTTTGTTGTCAGAAAGCCAATTTGGTCTCACTTGTTTCCTGTAAGTTGATTCGAGCTCTGGCTGGAGTCGCTGTGACTGTGTGCTCAGTGCCCTGCAGGAGGCACATTTGTCACTCTGTCCCATTGTCCTGTTGTTAAGGCCTTGATCACTTTGAAGGTGCCAAGCCCTCTTCCTAGGTGGTGCCTGTCCTGTGGGAGTGGCTTTGTCATTGCCAGTCACGCCATGGCCTTCCCAGCCGCAAGGATTCCTGCCTGTGGCAGCGCTGCCGGTGGTTGTGCAGTATATGGCTCCCGACTGGTCGCCTGCACGTGCTGCTCGGCCCTCTCTCACTTCCTGTCAGTGGGAGTCGTGGGCAGGTTTGTGGGAAGGATGGGAGCCATGGCTGCCATTATTGGAAGCTCCGGCTGTTCTGGATGTGGCAGGAGGGCTCCTTCCAAGTTGGTGCTGCGGCCTGTCGCCCGTCACCTGGAAGTCTGTGCTGCTCCGTGGCGTGGCGGGCTGTCCTTTCTCTGCTGCTGCTCTGGAATTGGCTGGATCTCCCAGGACTCGTGGCTTCTTTTTATAGGGAGCAGCATGTGGAAACCAAGGCCCGGGCTCTGTGTGCCTCAGGCCTTTCCGTGGGTGAAGGTAGGCCCGAGGCTTTCAGTCAGGAGTTCAGGATGGTCCTGACCACTCCCCAGCACTGTGGGGTTCTTTGCTTTTTGTGGGTTGTCttgctgtctccctcctccccacagcaTGCGTCACTGGGGACTTTTTAGTGTGACGTGCTCCTCAGTGGTTGCTTGATCTTTTTACCTTCGTGGACTGACTGAGATGAGATGTGTCGCCGTGTGTACTTACAGTGAGTAAGCTTCATCATACCCTGGTCACACCACTGAGGGCTCTGAAAACAGTACTGTTCACCAAGAATTGCTATAGAATAATGTGACAGAATGTGCTTCCGTATAAAACGGGATTTTGTTTAGAAAATGGAAGGCAGAACTAGACTACTGAATAAAAAGACTTCTTTCAAACTAAGTGCCAGTTCACCCTGGGTTAGCCCCGCCTACTGAACATAATAaaatgctgtatcttttttttaaaaaaaattatttatttgaaaggagaaagatcttccatccactggtttgttccccaaatggctacaataggtctgggccaggctgaagccaggggccagaaagtccatctgggtctgcaatgtaggaggcaggggcccaaggacttgggcatcctccactgctttccaagtcaaatcagcagggagctgggtgggaagcagagcagctgggactcgaaccagcactcatggataggatgctggtgttgcaagccgcagtttaaccctctgtgctacagaGCAGTCCCCGCCACCATGTGTTGGTATGTACAGCTGTCCATGTGTCCAGCATAGCCAGCCTTCTGTGAAATGTGACGTTGGTACCGTCCCCGATACCTCCCTACACATGTCATTAACCCAAGTCCAGTGGTtgacttttcttttcaaataagctTTTCGTACAGTCGCAGGAGCTTAAGTGTGCTGTTGGAAGAGCTACACCTGTAAGGGTGCCATCACCCAGAGGCCAGGCCCCTTCCTCTGCATAGTTGCCCTCAGGCAGCCCTTGTTCTTGTTCCGCCTTGGGAGAGTTTTCCCTCTTTTCAACCTGATTGCCATGGAGTCACACTCTGTGGACTTGGTGTGGAGCTTCTTGCATTCCCCTTTGCTTTTCTGATTCATCCATGTTTCACATAGATtagtccttccttttttttccctgcagttttgaatttttttttaagacagagttagagaaagaggtagagagagagaggtcttccatccactggttcactccccagatggccgcaacggccggagctgtgccgatccggagccaggagcttcttcagggtctcccgctgaggtgcagggtcccaaagagttgggccatcttctgctgctttcccaggccaaggcagagagctggatcagaagaggagcagccaggattagaactggcacccatatgggatgtcgatgcttcaggccaaggcattaacctgctgcgccacagtgccggctcctacagttttgaattttttaaaagaatttttatttatataatgagaacacatttcatgtaagCCCATAATGATAACAATGCTTCCcaccctccctacctccctccttctcctcccttttaatttttacagtgacatactttctgtttactttatagccatagggtaatcctccactaAGTGAAGAATTCAGCGAGTAGACAGTGGAGAGAACACTGTTGcgcaggagtatagacaagggctgtaaatagtTGTCAGGTTTCAAGAGGCAGGACGCTGTCGTGGAGTGACTGCGTCCGCCTGTAAATGATGTCTGGGCTGTCTCCACCGTGTCTCTGTGTGGTTACAGACAGGTGCTGTAGGCAGCCCTGCACAGGTCTTTCTATGGACGTGTGttctcatttctcttggataaccTCCCTGAGAGTGGGAGTGTCGAGCCATGGGGCGGGCATGGGATTGTTTCAGGAGCTGCTGGCAGACCTGTTTCACAGAGGCACCGTGAACACTGCTGTCCTTGCCAGCCTTCGCTGCGTCCGTGTGTGTAAGGTTGTGTCTGCCTTCCCTGGTGACTGATGATGCTCTTCATTCTTAGTGGATGGTGGGAGAAGCAGCGAGCGGCCGCCTGGTGCCGATTTGGGCGTCCTCACACATGCAGTAGTCCTTTGCTTCTGATTAGCTTGAGTGCCAAAGCTGTGGCTAGTGGATGGGGTCCTAGGTGCTGTGTGTGATGCGAACTGGCTGGTACCGTGATGCCACTTCCCTGAGGGCCATAGCACAGCCCTGTCTGAGGAATGCTGGCCACAGGCCTCATGAGATCTGTAGGTCTGAGAACACGGGCATCGCTGTGGCCTTGGATGGGGACCGTTTGGTTCTTGAGAGAGTGTGTCTGCTGGTGAGTGGTGGTCCCCGTGCCCGAGGGCTCAAGGCCCATGGCTAAAGgagactgttttttatttttttgcctccTGATGGATAGAAGCTGTGTGTTTGCTCTTTGTGGAGCTTGCTCACAGCAGGATCTGGTGAACTTTGTTCACTGTACCTTGAAGGCAGCATGTTCCCAGGAGAGTCTTGATAATTCCAGGCTGGAGGCTGTGCACCCGTGTGATCGGGAGCTAATATTTGCATTGCCTGCCTCTCAGTGATTTCTTTGTCTTCTCCACAGCATGCTCTCAGAACACAAACAAAACCTGTGAAGAATGCCTGAAGAACGTCTCGGTAAGTCACGCAGAGCACCCGGAGTGCCTCTTGTGTGCTTCAAGGCTCCTGCTGTGTGGGATCTGGGGGTGTTTCTGAAGTGTATTAGACTTTACCGTGGCAATTGCAGGCACCCCCTGTGCACCACCAGTGTCCCTGCGGCAGGTGGCCGGGGCGTGGAGATGGTGCAGGTGAGTCCCTTCTGGCCACTTGCTGAGCTGATGCCTCAGGCAGCTTCTTGAACTGGAACGGAAATCCTTGGGAGGAACCTAGGGAGGAAGAAAGTGAACTTCACCTTGGGGGTTCCCAGATGAAGTCAGGCAGCCCCATTGGATCGGCATCTGGGGAGGCTGGAGGATGGGGGAGGAATGATTGCACAGGGAAGCAAGGACTGTAGGCCCAACTTGGCTTAAATAGCCGGCCCTGTCAGAGGACTGCCTCCCCTAGGGCGTGGCCCAGCACCTTGCTGTCAGAGGGCCAGCCCCCAGCGACTGGGCCATCTGCTAGACACCAAGTATAATAGTGTGTCTCCACCCTCAGTGCGTCACCGTTAATATTCATCCAGCAGCACAGGACTGGGGATCAGGCCTTGGGGGATACCCAGACTTGGTTGTGCGCATACTTACTTGGCATCTAATCTGTGACAGTGTTCAGAGTCCCTGTGGCTTTGTCAGCATGGGTACCTGCCCTGTGGCCGGCCCTAGCTGGCTCCTGCAGCAGGCACTGCCTTACCAAGAAGCCCTTTCTTGACTGTGTAATGACTGTACTATGCAGTCAGCCCTGGGAGCAAGGCCAGCAAAGGGACAACAGTTGGGGTAGCAGAAGCCTCCTGTGGGGTCTTGCACCTTTCCTCCCTTTCGGGTCAGGTTTTTGTGGGGTGTTGAAGACTCTTTCCTTGACAGTAGGGTCCACTGGGGGAGACATACTAGGTGATTTTCGTTGTGAGACGTTAGCTGTGTGTAAGAAGTGACCCTGGCCTCAGGTGCAGGCAGGTGGGTTTGTCAGCCTGTGGGGCATACGCAGAAACTGAAAGAAGCTATGACTAGCTGTGGATCTCGAGGTGGTATTTTGTGTTGAGGGTGCTTTGGGCCCCTGGGTGTCCCTGTGAGCAGTCAGGTCAGCATCTGTGCCACTGGGCCCGGGGCAGGTGTGATAACAGAGCACAGGTTTGgtggctggggctgctgtggAAGGGCTCAGGCCCTGAGCTTTATCTGGAGGCCTGACCCCCACTCAGCCACTGTTAACTGGGGACAGCGAGTCAGGAAGACAAGGCATACACAGACAGCTGGCTCCAGGCCCCAGGGCCTGTCCAGGGTTCTGGAAGGATGTGAGTCCCTAGAAAGCCTCGAACCCAGTACGTTAGAGGCGCTTTGGCTACTGTGTGTCCTGGGTGCTGCCCGAGTTGTTTACCTTGTGTGTGTTTTGACATCAGATAAACAACCATAAATGAGACTTGTGTCTCCTGAGCTATGACCTATGATAAAGCTGTCATAGAAGTGGAAAGTCTGACATTTACAATGGGAGCTGTTTGAAAGTGAGGATTAACCCGACGTTTCCAATCCTGTCAGTGATAGACCACTGACAGGGAACCTATTCCCAGGGGGTCACAACATGCAGGACCTCGCTGCTGATGTCAGCAGCTCTCCAGCGTGGGCTCTGGATGTATAAGTAGTCTTGAGAATGCAAGCCCAGTCTGCGTTTTGATGTTTTGTAATAGGCATTCATTCTAGCCTGGGACACAGAAATCAGGGCTTCCTAAGAATCGAGTAGCACTGTGACATGATTTAAAGCGTGAGGCAGAGGTGCTTGGCTGGCACCTTGGCTGCTACTGAAACGGCCTTTCTCTAGCCCATGCTGCGTGtcctctgccacctgccagggtCGGCCAGGCTGGCAGTCATTACCCACGGTGCGTGTGTGGGCCTTGTGCTTTGCTGTGGTGTGTGCCCTGGGCTCTGATGGCAGAGAGCGGCAGGGTGATACGACATGTGGGCTCCCCAGTCTCGTGGGGGCTTGAGCAGCATTGGGAGAAGCCTCTGAAACTTCCCTGTGTCATCTTCCTAACAGCAGCCATTCAGTGCCTGAGGCAGGATGCCTGGGGCCCTTCTACACATAGTGGTTGCCATGGTCACCATgtgaccccccccacacacacactcagggccAGGCCCTCATGCAAACAAAGTGTCATGCACACAGTGCTTGCCTGGTGTGCCAGGGTGTGGAGCTGCTCAGAAGCCAAGCAGTACGGTGAGGGCGGGCCTTGTGGAGGTGGTCTCGGGAAGGCTGCTCGAGGCGGGGCACGCAGACTGCGAACGGGACGTGGCAGCTTGAGGAGGCTGTGGCCCTTGTTGGGTGAGGTGACCTGGAGCTCACAGGGCCGCTGTTGGGCATTGTCTGAAGGGCAGTGAGGGTGAACGCAGAAGCACTTGGGAGGCCACGGCCATTACAGTCACCGGGGGAGAGGGGGCGGCAGTGCGGGGAGGGGGGCCATTCTGCTTCTTCGTTGATCTCTTTCAGTGTCTGTGGTGCAACACTAACAAGGCATGTCTGGACTACCCAGTCACGAAAGTCCTGCcacctgcttctctctgtaaactGAGTTCTGCACGCTGGGGTGTTTGCTGGGGTAAGTTGTTGTGTTCATTTGCTGTgtcagtgcctttttttttttttttttcctgaaaattctgCAAATCACCAGTGAACTTCTGCATGCAGATACAGGTTCTCCCCACTCAGAGCAGACTATGCAGGGCATGTCCAGCACTTCCGGAAGAGCCTGATAGCCTGTTCCTGTCGGAACCTTGGGGGCAACGACTGTGCTGACCGCCCATCACTACGGAGTTGTTCTGCTGTTGACTTTCATAGAAAAAAAACTCTGCCCGTCACCCTTGACCTCATTGTTCCACACAGCTCTGGTTAGCCTTACACGGTTTGCCGTGCAGGTCTCAGTGACTGTGCCAGTCGTGTTCTTCAAGCAGTGTGGGGCATCCTGCTGCCC
Above is a genomic segment from Lepus europaeus isolate LE1 chromosome 2, mLepTim1.pri, whole genome shotgun sequence containing:
- the PTTG1IP gene encoding pituitary tumor-transforming gene 1 protein-interacting protein, which gives rise to MAPGGPTPRSGLPLGGAALLLLLVSAAAAQGPPGAACSQNTNKTCEECLKNVSCLWCNTNKACLDYPVTKVLPPASLCKLSSARWGVCWVNFEALIIAMSVMGGTVLLGIAVCCCCCCCRRKRSRKPDKSDERAMREREERRIRQEERRAEMKSRHDEIRKKYGLFKEENPYARFENN